TCTTTGTGAACACTAAAACAAAACTaccgtttgtttgtttgatttttctgtttgtcttttaCTTAGCCAACACAATGTGCCACAATTACAGAAATTAACCCAACAAGCTGTTTGGGAAGACAAGAAATATAATGTCTAACCTGACggcaaatgtttaattaaattcaggCCCACGCTTTTAAAGCCTCCAACGGAACTATAGAAAAACTTGGGTTTTCAAAAATCTACATCAATGCAGAAACCTTTTCAAGTAGCTCACAAGTTTTTGGAAATGTGTGAGCTTTAGGCTGAGCAAGACCTCTTCTGCTCAAAGAATTCTCTCTATAATGAAGGAAAAATCCAAAACAGTTGTCCGTCAGATCAGAAACACCGCTTTCCATTCGTGTCAGCTGTGCAGTCTGGATTTGAATCAAAGAGAAGAATGGTTGGTAGCACATTACATGAATGTACATCTAGTGCAAAAACTGCCTCAAAGTTTCCAAAATATCAGCCATATTTTGGATGTGACCTTTTCGCAACACTTTACTGGAACTACACTCCATAACGCCAACCTAATCCTGCCATAGACATGACACACAAACGTATACTGAACACATTGAATTTTACCAAGCAGATTTCAAAATAACTATGAGCTGTTATGACTGGTTATGACAGAGTAATGTCGGCTTTACGGTGTATAGCTGTGGTGTCGCCGAATGTTCATATAGAAACTTCTCAGTTACACATGGCACTCTGCTGACACGACAGCTGCGCAGGAAGTGACACAACAGCTGtgcaggaagtgacacagaGGCTGCGCAGGAAGTGACACAGCAGCTGcgcaggaagtgacacaaaagcgctgcacaggaagtgacacaaaaGCTGCCGAGGAAATGAAACGGCGACTGCACAGGAAGTCACACAGCAGCTGtgcaggaagtgacacagaGGCTGcgcaggaagtgacacaaaaGCTGCCGAGGAAATGAAACTGCGACTGCACAGGAAGTCACAAAACAGCTGCACAGGAAGGTGTTGGGACTGCATAATGAAAGGAAGTGGAGGTCAGCAACATGCATTTTTCTGGGAGATCAGTCACTGAATCCAAATGAGAAAAcggaaaatgaataattttcttacatcactgtaaaaaataaaaataaaaaaagagttctAAAGAAGAGGGACTGTGTGTGGAGTTTAGAATACAGCCGCACAGCGGTTGCCAGAGTTGTTTGGAATAACGCAAAACGCAAGCGTGTGGCTGCCAGGTCTGAATGTGCCTCGCGGTACAGGATCAATACCAGGAAGTGTTATTGATCCCCGTGTCTGTAAAGAAACAGAAATCAGGGCAGCAGCCTGCCGAGAGAACCGGCACTGGAACGCACAATACGATATCCCTGTCAGAGGACAGCCAGAGGTGACTGCACCGCACTTTGCCCAGTGAAGAGACGTAATGAAGTGAGTTTGATTTCCTGGAGTCCCAGCAGGGCAGCCACATCAGCTGCCACCGCCACCAAACAGGGAAACAAGAATaagaaaaacagcagtgtgtgcgcgtgtgcgtgtgtgtgtgtgtgtgtgtgcgtgtgtgagtctatgtgtatgtgtgtgtgtgtgtgtgcgtgcgtgtgtgagtctatgtgtatgtgtgtgtgtctgtgtgagtctatgtgtatgtgtgtgtgtgtgtgtgtgtgaagtgtgtgtgtgtgtgtgcgtgtgtgagtctatgtgtgtgtgtgtgtgtgtgcgtgcgtgtgtgagtctatgtgtatgtgtgtgtgtgtgagagtctatgtgtgtgtgtgtgtgtgtgtgtgtgtgtgtgcgtgcgtgtgtgagtctatgtgtgtgtgtgtgtgtgtgtgtgtgtgcgtgcgtgcgcatgtgtgagtctatgtgtatgtgtatgtgtgtgtgtgtgtgtgtgtgtgtgcgcatgtgtgagtctatgtgtatgtgtatgtgtgtgtgtgtgtgtgtgtgtgtgtgtgcgtgtgcgtgtgcgagtctatgtgtatgtgtgtgtgtgtttttgtgggtatgtgcatgtgcatgcaggtgtgtgtgtgtgtttgtgggtatgtgtatgcctgtgtgtgtgtgtgtgtgtgtgtgtgtgtgtgtgtgagcatgtatgcgtgtgtgtatactatCATAGAGGTGGTGTAGTGGCAAACAGGTCAGTTTAGTTTTCAGACAGTATCATTACAACGAGACAAACCTTTTTGAAGAATGAGGAAACACTTGGGTTTTATTATCTTCGGGTATTTTTAATGGGTGTACGCACTCAGCATTGATGTTAGCAACAGCTATAGATTGACAGCCctgagaggtgggggggggggggggttaagcaaatggtcatgtgacacaaGCTGGatgctgtgattgacagcaggaGGCTGATGAGCTGGTTGCTAAGAGTGATTATGTAATGAGCAGGGAATTCCACAATCAATATGAAACTCCCAACCACctaagagagaaaagaagaaaaaatgaccACAAAGCACCAGCGTACACTTTCTCCAGACAGGGAGGGGCGACTGCTCCCTACTGTTTCACTATTTGGGCTGCATAATCAATCCAGTTGGAGGACCTTCGCCAGGAAGCTgtgggaggagaggaacagTCAAATTTAGGGTCACCCAGAACTGCTGCCCATccctttcttaaaaaaatatatatatatagatatgaacacaaaattttctctctctatctcgatcagtctctctttatctctctcccagtctctatctctatctctctccctctccccctctgtctttctctcttagTCTCTctttgcctctgtctctctctttatatctctccccgtctctctccctttccatctctgtcattctctcacactcccgatctctctctctctcatgctttTGAAAACTGCACCCGACTcatccccccccacctgttcacttaaaagtacattttcctGGGCGGGGCAACTGGCCGGCAGTTGGACTCagttcagctgcgcagtcactctgcaggaGGACAGCAGTGCCTGCGCAAGTGACGCAGACAGAACCCAACATCCCTTTCTTTGcaggccaaaaaaataaataatttgcctGTGACTGACATGTAACCATGAAACGGCAGTGGgaggcagtgtagcataatggctaaggagttggtcttgtaacctaaaggtcgcaggttcgcattccccggtaggacacggCCGTTGGTACCCCTTGAGCAAGGcgcctaacctgcattgctccagtatatatccagctgtataactggatacgaagtaagtcactctgaataagagcgtctgctaaatgcctgcaatgtaatgtaataaaaccaCATTCTCATGTTCTATACGGATATTAGCATTTGAGTTGCTAATCTGACAGAGATGACCCTGCAGACGGAAACTCTCCTTCCTTGGTAACACTGCAAGTCAAAAACCCAACCGTTCACACAGCACACCCTCACGGCATTACAATTTAAACCCAGCAGACCAGCACCAGTACCTGTGCTACATGCAACACTGTACCgcagcatttattattatttatttatttatatatttattactaTTTGGATTTCTACATAGCAAACACGTACACATCTGCATGAACCAATTAAGGTTAAGTACatctgggaatcgaacctgcaacctttagatTGCCACACTGCTGCCTTTAGCTGTACTGCTGCTAGTCGGGCTCACCAACAGCTCTGCATCACAGCATCTGATGACGGGCACATGCAAACGTGAATGTAAGGAGAGGCATCTTACCAGGTCAGCGAACTGGTTAGCCGCCTGATAGGAAGTCTCCTTCCCCTCCAGGTACTTCTTGTTGTGCTTTGTCACCCTGACCCTTGTTTCGAGCCACGCGTTCTTgcgtttctcttcctcttcaggGGTGTTGTAGCTCTTCCCTGGTTTTTGCAAAGAGAAGCAGAGAAATATGACTTTAATAAGCACTTGATGGGTAATTTAGACTGGTGTTAAACGgccagacacagcgcccccctctaggactggagttaaaccagcagacactgtggccctccaggactggagttaaaccagcagacaccgcggcccttcaggactggagttaaaccagcagacaccgcggccctccaggactggagttaaaccagcagacgccgcggccctccaggact
This window of the Anguilla anguilla isolate fAngAng1 chromosome 1, fAngAng1.pri, whole genome shotgun sequence genome carries:
- the LOC118209719 gene encoding protein CTLA-2-alpha-like, whose protein sequence is MAKNLEKKPEIYDNNDGNVDKDWKDWKTKYGKSYNTPEEEEKRKNAWLETRVRVTKHNKKYLEGKETSYQAANQFADLLPGEGPPTGLIMQPK